One genomic window of Gossypium hirsutum isolate 1008001.06 chromosome D11, Gossypium_hirsutum_v2.1, whole genome shotgun sequence includes the following:
- the LOC107911121 gene encoding F-box/kelch-repeat protein SKIP25 has protein sequence MASGFGSHYQGDVARSLEQWDLNKKRENWGWENKAGLKDARFSREAVEAVGCRGKLCMVNVKGNALKEGAVYNVGLDKWEDMPVGMVAGWNGPAASMDEDEIYVIDEVKGRLSKYDGEKDCWVKVIELEQLKRAEHIAAGRGKICAVSAKGERIIVVDVRDKPTRFWEVEPPCGLEVVAVHVLPRMISRQH, from the coding sequence ATGGCAAGCGGTTTTGGCTCCCATTACCAAGGAGATGTAGCAAGGTCATTGGAACAGTGGGACCTAAACaagaagagagaaaattggggatgGGAAAACAAGGCAGGGCTTAAAGATGCAAGGTTTAGTAGAGAAGCAGTGGAAGCAGTTGGGTGTAGAGGGAAACTTTGCATGGTTAATGTCAAAGGAAATGCATTGAAAGAAGGTGCAGTTTATAACGTGGGATTGGATAAGTGGGAAGACATGCCTGTAGGGATGGTTGCTGGTTGGAATGGACCAGCAGCCTCGATGGATGAAGATGAGATTTATGTGATTGATGAAGTGAAAGGAAGGTTAAGCAAATACGATGGTGAAAAAGATTGTTGGGTGAAAGTGATCGAGTTGGAACAACTTAAACGTGCGGAACATATAGCAGCAGGGAGAGGGAAAATATGTGCAGTTTCAGCCAAAGGGGAAAGGATTATAGTGGTGGATGTAAGGGACAAGCCTACCAGGTTTTGGGAGGTGGAGCCACCATGTGGATTGGAAGTGGTGGCTGTGCATGTTTTGCCTAGGATGATTAGTAGACAACACTAG